In Spiroplasma clarkii, the DNA window GAATTTCTGACCAACAAATTACAAGTTTAAAAACCAATAGCGCTACAAATTTACCAGTTATAATTTCTGCAAGATTGGCAAGGTTATTAAACAAAACCACTGGAGATAATTTTGAAATAACTGTGGGTCGTCGAGGTTTGATTACTCAGCCTGTACAGATAATCGCTATTAATGAAAATGATAACATGACCCAATCGATTTATGCAGATTACCAGTCATTTATGTCTAAAAATGCTGATGAACAAATTCAAAAGGACTTACATTTCACTGAAATTATAAGTCAATCAAAAAGCTTTGTGGGAAAATTAGATTTATCAAAACTTGAAAATCTAGCAAGGATGTTTAAAAATAATGTTCGAGCAACTGCTCTAACTACAAGTGTGGGGAGCAATGCTGAAAATTATTTAGGACCTGTTTTAGATATTTATTTAAAAAATATCAAGAGTCTAGATTATGATCTTTCTTCAATTCCAGGTTTACAAGAAGCTTTAAACCGAATTGATGCTGAAGTTATTAAAGAACCAGATCAAGTATTAAATTACTTTATAAATGCCAATCCACTAAATGGAAACATAATGGTGTTACCAATTATTAAACAAGCAATTAATATGATGATGGACCAAGTCCAAAGGTCATTGTTTATGTATATTGCCATTGACATTGTCTTGATGATTATCTTATTAGTAGTTATTATGAATATTGTAGTTAATGACTCAATTAACATCATTACTTTAATGAGATCAATTGGTTATACAGATCAAAAAATCAACTGAATGGTTATGGGACGGTATGTTGTTGGTTCAATCTTAGTCTTTATTTTCTCATACATAGCTTCAATGGTTTTATGAGAAGTCGTCAAGTATATTGTCTGGAATAATTTTAAAATGTTAATAATTATCCCAACTGTACCTTGAATTCCATTTGTATCATTCTTTGCCATTGCTGCAATTATGTTTTGTGGTTGACTTGCAGCAATGTATCAAATTAAAAACAGACCATTGACTTATTTAATGACATAGTTTGTGTAAAAGGTAAGTCAACAAGGAAGGAAGAGAAATTATGGAAACTAAACAAATTTGTTGCCCAGGAGGGGCACATAATTGTTTTACATGTCGGGTATGTAGCGGTTCATTTCATGGCTGCCAAAGTTGTTTAAAATGTATTGGTTGTCAAGTTTGTTTATCAAAACAATGTCCTTGTTGTTCAAAAGGAAGTACCCGACAACAAGAGAATAAACAAAAGTACAATAAATAGAGGGAAACTGACATTTACAATAGATATTTTGTTAATATCTTTTTAAGGATTGGTGTATCAAATGGAAATAAAAACTTTTTCAAATCAGGATTTTTATGAAACAAATGCTTACTTGATAGTCAAAGATAAAAAAGCAATTTTAATTGATTGTGCAAATCAAGCAAGTGAAATTTTAAAGTATTTGCAAACAAATAAAATAGAGTTAACTCATATTTTAATAACTCATGGTCACTACAACCATATCCTTGGTTTAGAAGTTATTAAAGAACAGTTTGCCTCTGCTGCAGTTTTTATTGGTCAAAGAGACATCATTTGTTTATATGATTGTCGAGCTAATTTAAGTTATAAAACTGGAGCAGAATGAGAAATCAAAAATGAAGTTGAAAATGTTGTACCCATTACAAAAGATTCACTAATAAATATTGATGGAATTGAATTTAGACTTGATTTAATTGGTGGTTATACTAGAGGGTCAATTATTTATAAATTGATGGCTGAAAATATGATTTTTTGTGGAGACACCATCTATAGAACTGGACTTGACCACCATTGAACTGATTTGAAAAAATGTCCAAACCGAAAGTTAAAAAAATCAATTAGGTTTATTTACAAAAACTTTAATGATGATTGTTTAATTTTTCCTGGACATGGTGAAGCTGGGTTTACACTTGGTGAAGTTAAAAATAATAACATCATTGCAAATAAATTAGCAAAATATGTAAGTAAATAAAAACCCAAAAACATTTGTTTTTGGGTTTTTAAATTGTATAGACCATGTCATATCAAACTAGGTCTGCAAATTTTGATTTAGAAACTCCTTCATTTACAAAACCAAATTTTTCATAGAACTTAATTAACTTTTCTTCACAGGTTAAAGAAACTAATTGTTTTTTTAAACTTTTAGCTAATTTTAAAAACTTGGTTAAAAGTTCAGAGCCAATTTTATACTGTTGGTATTTTGGTGCTATTGCCAAACCAACAATACAGAAGTTGGGGTCGCTAGGTGAATTTGGTTTTGTACTAAAAAAATATTCATCGGATAAATATCTTTCTGGTGAGCTTATGCCAACCACAAATCCAATAACTTGATTGTTTTCGTTTCGAGCAACAATCATTGAATCACTAATTTTTTTAATACGTTCTTCATATGAAACCTTACTTAATGTTTCATTAATTGGGAATGCAGTTATTTCAACTTGATAAAGATCATCTAAATCTGTTAACTTTGGATTATCAAAGGTTATTCTCATAAATGTCCTTTCCATAACACTTATATCTTAACAAATAATTAGAGTGATAGCAAACTTCTGAATAGAAGGGTTATTTGTAAAATTTTTCATTTTTTTGCAGATTAATTATAAAAAGGAAGAATTATTGGCATCATTAATTTCCGTGATAAAATATTATTACCTGCATGTTAAGTGTAGGGGATCTAATTTAGGTTATCTAACATCACATAATCAATAATATAGGCCTTGCCCAAAAACTAAGTTTAACATAAAAGAAGTGTTCAGCAAAATTAGGAATTCCTTTCAGGAGAGGAAGGTTTAAATTAAGTTTATTACGTAAAATTGCTATATAATAAAACTATGGATGATTTTCAATGTATTAACTAATTTTGTCAAGATAATGAGAGTAATGAGAATATTAATGGAGGATTTATGAACAATTTTAACATTATGGTACGCTTTGATTTCCAAAGACTACTAAAAAAGAAAGCTTTTTGAATTATATCAACAATTCATTTATTAACTGTTTTTGTAGGATTACTATTGATTTTATTATCACCATTTCTACAAATGACAATCTTGAGTTTATTTGCAGTTATTACAATTGCCCCCTCAATTTTTTGACTAACATATTTTAACACAGATTCAATTTTGACTTTTTTTATTTATGATAAAAATAGTGGAATTCAAAATCTTGAACTTCGTCGTGGTTTGAAAAAAAGTGAAATCTTTTTTCAAAGTTAATTGTTAATAAAACAATTTCAACAATCTACATTTTATTAATAATTTCATTTGCCTTTACTTTACCAAGTGTAATTCCAGTAAGAACACAACATATTGTTTTAAATACTGTAGCATTTGGAAGTTTTAGTTTATTCGCTTATGATATTTTAATTTCAGGTTTAATTTATTTAATTGCAATTAAATCAAACAAAATAGCAAAGGTTTTACCAACTTCATGAGTTTTGTCAGCCTTTTGTTCATTGTTTTATATTTTGGGAGTAATGCAGTTTATGGGTTCAGACATTGATGTGACAACATCAAATGCAGATATTTTAAGTTATCACTACCAAAAAATTGCACAAAAATATGATAAGGGACTTGCTGCTAAATTCTTATCTGAGTTAGATAAGAATGAAACTATTGAATTAAGACTATCTGGATTTTTAGATGTTGATTCAAAATTGGGTTCAGCTGTAATAAACAACATTCAAATTAAAGATCCAACTTTTGCTTTTGAACTTTTTTATACTTATCAAAATGATGGAGGAGTTCAAGGAATTAGTGAACTGATTAAAAATTACTTACTTGGTATTAACAATAGTTATAATATTTTAAAGTCTCAAGACATTACAGATGTTGAAAATTTAACAGTTAGCTATAAAGTGGGTGTTACACCTGAAATAGTTGAAGACTATTTGGCAAATAGTTTTGCTTATAATTTTTTTAAAACATTTATGGATAAAAAACCCACAACCACAAATGATTTTAAAAATTCATTTATAGTTAATAGAACCTTAGCAGCTTTAACTGCCCCAGGTCAACTGACTGATGCTAGCAAAAAACTTTCAATTGAGAATAAGAACTTGGTTGATTTTTTAGAACAAAATAATATTACAGTTTACTCTGATGAGCTACTTGAATTACAAAAGTTACTGGTAGATAAATTTAATTATGATATAGCTGTGACTTGAAAAATCAGATCAAATTTAAATAGTGTATACAATGGTTTAAGTATTGGCTATTTTGATCCTCTTCAAAATATTGACGAATATGGAAAAATCTTAAAATTTAGTAGTGGGGATCGTACCTTATATAGTTTAATGATTGGTGGGGGTAATGTAGAACCATTGGTTGTGAAATCTAAAGATTTATTAACTAGCTACAATAGTGATGCTGATGAACTTCAAAGAAGAATTTTGTGATTCAAAGATAAAAATGAATTTTCAAAATATACTGCTTCAAGAAGAACTTTAA includes these proteins:
- a CDS encoding MBL fold metallo-hydrolase, with the protein product MEIKTFSNQDFYETNAYLIVKDKKAILIDCANQASEILKYLQTNKIELTHILITHGHYNHILGLEVIKEQFASAAVFIGQRDIICLYDCRANLSYKTGAEWEIKNEVENVVPITKDSLINIDGIEFRLDLIGGYTRGSIIYKLMAENMIFCGDTIYRTGLDHHWTDLKKCPNRKLKKSIRFIYKNFNDDCLIFPGHGEAGFTLGEVKNNNIIANKLAKYVSK
- a CDS encoding GNAT family N-acetyltransferase, with protein sequence MRITFDNPKLTDLDDLYQVEITAFPINETLSKVSYEERIKKISDSMIVARNENNQVIGFVVGISSPERYLSDEYFFSTKPNSPSDPNFCIVGLAIAPKYQQYKIGSELLTKFLKLAKSLKKQLVSLTCEEKLIKFYEKFGFVNEGVSKSKFADLVWYDMVYTI